The proteins below are encoded in one region of Campylobacter rectus:
- a CDS encoding leucyl aminopeptidase: MRLQIINKKLSKIKADLELIFVVDKDLKHKFIKDEKAFKFANYKGESILLLTEQARLYVPLNKLNFEEFRLSAAKAYNALKTLNVKTVKLNSYLSACGCAKTSFQAFAEGFLLGAYEFNKYKEKKEIYALKDIIFSSEEFNDVKFDAKEARLGLTHGEIIATATNFTKDVVNEIPEIYTPQKMAEEAQNLAKNYPNLSCKIYDEKFLAKEKMNAFLAVNRASVHPPRLIHLIYKPKDAKKRVIFVGKGLTYDSGGLSLKPADYMLTMKADKSGAAAAMGIIKGAAELNLPFEIHAILGATENMIGGNAYKPDDVLISRSGVSIEVRNTDAEGRLVLADCLSYAQDFKPDILIDMATLTGACVVGLGEYTSGIMGNNEELKAEFKAKAAKSGELTTILEFNPHLRELIKSQIADVSNTASSRYGGAITAGLFLDKFIKDEFKDKWMHQDIAGPAYTEKAWGYNKAGATGAGVRMNLYYLCAMAKEL; the protein is encoded by the coding sequence ATGCGGTTGCAAATAATCAATAAAAAACTAAGCAAAATCAAAGCCGATTTGGAGCTGATTTTCGTCGTAGATAAAGATCTAAAACATAAATTTATAAAAGACGAAAAGGCGTTTAAATTCGCCAACTACAAAGGCGAGAGCATCTTGCTTTTAACCGAACAAGCAAGGCTTTACGTGCCGTTAAATAAGCTAAATTTCGAGGAATTTCGCCTGAGTGCGGCAAAAGCTTATAACGCGCTAAAAACGCTAAACGTAAAAACGGTGAAACTAAATTCGTATCTGAGCGCTTGCGGCTGCGCAAAAACGAGCTTTCAGGCATTTGCGGAAGGCTTTTTGCTGGGAGCTTACGAATTTAACAAGTATAAAGAAAAAAAAGAAATTTACGCGCTTAAAGATATTATTTTTAGCTCGGAGGAATTTAACGACGTCAAATTTGACGCAAAAGAGGCTCGGCTTGGCCTAACTCACGGCGAGATAATCGCTACGGCGACAAATTTCACCAAAGACGTCGTAAATGAAATACCCGAAATCTACACTCCGCAAAAAATGGCGGAAGAGGCGCAAAATCTGGCCAAAAACTATCCAAATTTAAGCTGCAAAATTTACGACGAGAAATTCCTCGCAAAAGAAAAGATGAACGCATTTTTGGCCGTAAACAGAGCCAGCGTCCATCCGCCTCGCCTCATCCACCTCATCTATAAGCCAAAAGACGCGAAAAAGCGCGTAATCTTCGTCGGCAAGGGGCTAACCTACGATAGCGGCGGGCTTAGCTTAAAGCCGGCTGATTATATGCTGACGATGAAGGCCGATAAAAGCGGTGCGGCTGCGGCGATGGGTATCATAAAAGGCGCGGCGGAGCTAAATTTGCCGTTTGAAATTCACGCGATTTTAGGCGCGACGGAAAATATGATCGGCGGCAACGCCTATAAACCGGACGACGTGCTGATCTCTCGCAGCGGCGTTAGCATCGAGGTGCGAAATACCGACGCCGAGGGCCGTTTGGTGCTCGCAGACTGCCTTAGCTACGCGCAGGATTTTAAGCCCGATATCCTCATCGACATGGCGACGCTAACGGGCGCTTGCGTGGTCGGACTTGGCGAATACACAAGCGGCATAATGGGTAACAACGAGGAGCTAAAGGCGGAATTTAAAGCAAAAGCGGCAAAAAGCGGCGAGCTAACTACGATTTTAGAGTTTAACCCGCACTTGCGCGAGCTAATCAAAAGCCAGATCGCAGACGTCAGCAACACGGCGTCCAGTCGCTACGGCGGCGCGATCACGGCGGGACTTTTCCTCGATAAATTTATAAAAGACGAGTTTAAAGACAAGTGGATGCACCAAGATATCGCAGGCCCCGCATACACCGAAAAAGCATGGGGATATAATAAAGCAGGCGCGACGGGAGCTGGCGTGCGGATGAATCTTTATTATCTATGCGCTATGGCAAAGGAGCTGTAA
- the ychF gene encoding redox-regulated ATPase YchF, translating to MGLAVGIVGLPNVGKSTTFNALTKAQNAESANYPFCTIEPNKAVVPVPDKRLGELAKIVNPNKIQYSTIEFVDIAGLVKGASTGEGLGNKFLSNIRETEVILHIVRCFEDENITHVEGGVDPVRDVEIIETELILADIEQLNKKIERLTREAKANAKGAKEALETANALLAHLNDGKSASSFGGKDEDAFINLNKELRLLSAKEVVYGANVGEDGISEDNKYVQALREFAARSGHEVIKLCAKIEEELVGLSDEEAHEFLSSLGTNESGLEKIIKTAFAKLNLISYFTAGVVEVRAWTIVKGWKAPKAASVIHNDFERGFIRAEVIGYEDYIACGGENPAKEAGKMRLEGKDYVVQDGDVMHFRFNV from the coding sequence ATGGGACTAGCAGTAGGTATCGTAGGATTGCCAAACGTCGGCAAATCAACCACGTTTAACGCACTAACGAAAGCGCAAAACGCCGAGAGCGCGAACTATCCGTTTTGCACGATCGAGCCGAATAAAGCCGTCGTGCCGGTGCCCGACAAGCGCCTAGGCGAGCTAGCCAAAATCGTAAATCCAAATAAAATCCAATACTCGACTATCGAATTCGTCGATATCGCGGGGCTCGTAAAGGGCGCAAGCACGGGCGAGGGGCTGGGAAATAAATTTCTCTCAAACATCCGCGAGACCGAGGTGATTTTGCACATCGTGCGCTGCTTTGAAGACGAAAACATCACGCACGTAGAAGGCGGCGTCGATCCCGTGCGAGACGTCGAAATCATCGAGACCGAGCTCATCCTCGCCGACATCGAGCAGCTAAACAAAAAAATCGAGCGCCTAACCCGCGAAGCCAAAGCGAACGCAAAAGGCGCGAAAGAGGCGCTAGAGACGGCAAACGCGCTGCTAGCTCACCTAAACGACGGCAAAAGCGCGAGCAGCTTCGGCGGCAAGGACGAGGACGCGTTTATAAATTTAAACAAAGAGCTAAGATTGCTCAGCGCAAAAGAGGTCGTCTACGGCGCAAATGTGGGTGAGGACGGCATCTCGGAGGATAACAAATACGTGCAGGCGCTTCGCGAATTTGCCGCGCGCTCGGGACACGAGGTTATCAAGCTCTGCGCTAAGATCGAAGAGGAGCTCGTCGGACTTAGCGACGAAGAGGCGCACGAGTTTTTAAGCTCGCTAGGCACGAACGAAAGCGGCCTAGAAAAGATCATCAAAACGGCGTTTGCAAAGCTAAATTTGATCAGCTATTTTACCGCAGGCGTCGTCGAGGTGCGCGCATGGACGATCGTAAAAGGCTGGAAAGCGCCAAAAGCCGCCAGCGTCATCCACAACGACTTTGAGCGAGGATTTATCAGAGCCGAGGTCATCGGCTACGAGGACTACATCGCTTGCGGCGGCGAAAACCCGGCCAAAGAGGCCGGCAAAATGCGCCTAGAGGGCAAGGACTATGTCGTTCAAGACGGCGACGTAATGCATTTCAGGTTTAACGTTTAA